A region from the Kribbella shirazensis genome encodes:
- a CDS encoding M15 family metallopeptidase — protein MSNDQPPRPNRVVRTRLLSVIGVVGVGAVLGSLTLWHQQVGDALGLGADKEPVVSTVSAPAIGAPPATVPVTPTPSRRTTTGAPAVPPKTSPTKRPTQQPTKKPTKKPTQVSREESIDGLSPTLKKRLTKAMTAAKADGVTLRITSGRRSAAKQQRLLDEAIRKYGSYKAATRWVLPPKYSAHVQGKAVDIGPAAAMAWLDKNGWRYGVCRRYDNEPWHFEALTTPGRKCPPREPYAVARAD, from the coding sequence ATGAGCAACGACCAGCCGCCGCGCCCGAATCGCGTGGTGCGGACGCGGTTGCTGTCCGTGATCGGTGTGGTCGGTGTCGGCGCGGTTCTCGGATCGCTGACGTTGTGGCACCAACAGGTCGGGGACGCCCTCGGCCTGGGCGCCGACAAGGAACCGGTGGTGTCGACGGTGAGCGCGCCCGCGATCGGGGCCCCGCCCGCGACCGTCCCGGTGACCCCGACGCCGTCCCGCCGTACGACGACGGGAGCGCCGGCCGTCCCGCCGAAGACCAGTCCCACCAAGCGGCCGACCCAACAGCCCACCAAGAAGCCGACCAAGAAGCCCACGCAGGTCTCTCGGGAAGAGAGCATCGACGGGCTCTCCCCGACGCTGAAGAAGCGGCTGACGAAGGCGATGACGGCCGCGAAGGCAGACGGCGTCACGCTCCGGATCACCTCCGGCCGGCGCAGTGCGGCGAAGCAGCAGCGGTTGCTGGACGAGGCGATCCGGAAGTACGGCTCGTACAAGGCGGCGACCCGGTGGGTGCTGCCGCCGAAGTACTCCGCCCACGTCCAGGGCAAGGCCGTGGACATCGGTCCGGCGGCCGCCATGGCGTGGCTGGACAAGAACGGCTGGCGGTACGGCGTGTGCCGCCGGTACGACAACGAACCCTGGCACTTCGAGGCGCTCACAACGCCCGGCAGGAAGTGCCCGCCGCGCGAACCGTACGCGGTGGCCAGAGCAGATTGA